The Candidatus Angelobacter sp. region CGCAACCTGCTGATCTACGGCCTGGGTGGCGTCATCATTCCGTTTATCGGTATCAAGGCCATAGATGTCATCATCACCCATCTGAACCTCATTTAATCACATGAAAGAATTATTCTCTGAAATTCGCGGCGCGGTAATGTCCACACTGATCCTCGCCGTCGTCTGTTGTGGACTTTATCCATTGATTGTGTTTGGCATTGCGCAAGTCGCCTTTCACGATAAGGCCAATGGCAGTTTGATTGTGGAAAAGGATGGCACGGTGCGCGGCTCGGAATTGCTCTGCCAGGGATTCACCTCTGAAAAGTATTTTCACCCGCGTCCGTCTGCGGCGGGCAACGGCTACGATGCTGCCAATTCCAGCGGCAGCAACCTCGGCCCGACGTCGCAAAAGCTGAATGACGCAATCAAGGATCGGATCGCCGCCTACCGCACCGAGAACGGCTTGAAGGAAACGGACGCCGTTCCCGCCGACGCCGTGACCGGTTCAGGCAGCGGCCTCGACCCGCACATCAGCCTGCGCAACGCGGAATTGCAAACCGCCCGCGTCGCCAAAGCCCGGAATCTTGGCGAAGACAAAGTGCGCAAATTGATTCAGCAG contains the following coding sequences:
- the kdpC gene encoding K(+)-transporting ATPase subunit C, with protein sequence MKELFSEIRGAVMSTLILAVVCCGLYPLIVFGIAQVAFHDKANGSLIVEKDGTVRGSELLCQGFTSEKYFHPRPSAAGNGYDAANSSGSNLGPTSQKLNDAIKDRIAAYRTENGLKETDAVPADAVTGSGSGLDPHISLRNAELQTARVAKARNLGEDKVRKLIQQNTAPPDLGFLGEPGVNVLKLNLALDKL